From the genome of Sander lucioperca isolate FBNREF2018 chromosome 1, SLUC_FBN_1.2, whole genome shotgun sequence, one region includes:
- the gpc4 gene encoding glypican-4 isoform X1, translated as MKTLLVLCVVCTLVVFSVSMTAEQKLKNCNEVRAAYSSKGFNVNDVPNKGVNGASLKVCPQGFSCCTVEMEEKLSQQSHTEIKAPVSRLSTNLQSTFRQRHDHFDKFFRELLKNAEVSLHSMFVRTYGMMYVQNAELFKKFFEALTRYYVSGGAAVNLDSMLSDFWADLLERMFRLVNVQYEFTDAYMECVSRHTEQLQPFGDVPRKLRIQLTRAFVAARTFVRGLTLMPEVVNKVSMVSASPSCVRASMKMLYCPYCSGQVALKPCQNYCLNVLRGCLANQADLDTEWNNFLDAMLSLAERLEGPFNFESVMDPIDVKISEAIMNMQENSMQVSQKVFQGCGQPKPSKAFRSKRSIKDTGFNGRFRPYSPDARPTTAAGTSLDRLTTDVKKKLKHAKKFWSTLPETVCAGERIAPGDECWNGTAKSRYESVVIGNGLANQVSNPDVDVDITKPDIVIRSQIAVLKEMTSWLKAAHSGNDISFETGEDDEDGSGGEESGSGCDSPSCDTDMYFSTTRSPVKPRIDSVGSPSAGGVASQGSVALALCGLALALLAPHLR; from the exons GAGCCTCCCTGAAAGTGTGTCCGCAGGGTTTCTCCTGCTGCACGGTAGAGATGGAGGAGAAGCTGAGCCAGCAGAGCCACACGGAGATCAAAGCTCCCGTCTCCAGGCTTAGCACCAACTTACAATCCACCTTCAGACAGAGGCACGACCACTTTGACA AGTTTTTCCGTGAGCTTTTGAAAAATGCTGAGGTCTCGCTGCACAGCATGTTCGTGCGTACATACGGGATGATGTATGTGCAGAATGCAGAACTGTTCAAGAAGTTCTTCGAAGCCCTGACTCGGTACTACGTGTCCGGCGGCGCTGCCGTCAACCTGGACTCCATGCTGTCGGACTTCTGGGCCGACCTCCTGGAGAGGATGTTCCGGTTGGTCAACGTGCAGTACGAGTTCACCGACGCCTACATGGAGTGTGTCAGCCGGCACACGGAGCAGCTGCAGCCCTTCGGCGATGTGCCTCGCAAGCTCCGCATCCAGCTGACACGGGCCTTTGTCGCTGCACGCACCTTTGTGCGCGGCCTGACCCTCATGCCAGAGGTGGTCAATAAAGTTTCTATG GTCAGTGCGTCTCCCAGCTGTGTGCGAGCGTCCATGAAGATGTTGTACTGTCCCTACTGCTCGGGCCAGGTGGCCCTGAAACCCTGCCAGAATTACTGTCTGAATGTGTTGCGTGGCTGTTTGGCCAACCAGGCCGACTTGGACACTGAATGGAACAACTTCCTCG ATGCCATGCTTAGTCTAGCAGAGAGGCTTGAAGGTCCCTTTAATTTTGAGTCCGTCATGGATCCCATCGACGTGAAGATTTCCGAGGCCATCATGAACATGCAGGAGAACAGCATGCAAGTGTCACAGAAA GTTTTCCAAGGATGTGGGCAGCCTAAACCAAGCAAGGCCTTCCGTTCCAAACGCTCTATCAAAGATACAGGCTTTAACGGCCGCTTCCGCCCTTACAGTCCTGATGCTAGGCCCACTACCGCTGCCGGTACAAGTTTAGATCGATTG ACCACTGACGTGAAGAAGAAGCTGAAACATGCCAAGAAGTTCTGGTCCACATTGCCAGAGACCGTGTGTGCAGGTGAGAGGATTGCACCTGGGGATGAGTGCTGGAATGGAACCGCAAAAAGCAG GTACGAGTCAGTTGTCATTGGCAATGGACTGGCCAATCAGGTATCAAACCCTGATGTGGACGTGGACATAACAAAGCCAGACATTGTTATTCGCAGTCAGATTGCCGTTTTGAAGGAAATGACAAGCTGGCTCAAAGCTGCACACAGTGGCAATGACATCTCTTTTGAGACCGGTGAGGATG ACGAGGATGGcagtggaggagaggagagcggCAGCGGTTGCGACTCTCCATCCTGCGACACAGACATGTACTTCTCCACTACACGGAGCCCTGTCAAACCCCGGATTGATTCAGTGGGTTCGCCCTCAGCTGGGGGGGTCGCCTCACAAGGAAGCGTGGCGCTGGCGCTCTGCGGGCTGGCCCTGGCCCTGCTCGCTCCCCACTTGAGATAA
- the gpc4 gene encoding glypican-4 isoform X2 has translation MKTLLVLCVVCTLVVFSVSMTAEQKLKNCNEVRAAYSSKGFNVNDVPNKGVNGASLKVCPQGFSCCTVEMEEKLSQQSHTEIKAPVSRLSTNLQSTFRQRHDHFDKFFRELLKNAEVSLHSMFVRTYGMMYVQNAELFKKFFEALTRYYVSGGAAVNLDSMLSDFWADLLERMFRLVNVQYEFTDAYMECVSRHTEQLQPFGDVPRKLRIQLTRAFVAARTFVRGLTLMPEVVNKVSMVSASPSCVRASMKMLYCPYCSGQVALKPCQNYCLNVLRGCLANQADLDTEWNNFLDAMLSLAERLEGPFNFESVMDPIDVKISEAIMNMQENSMQVSQKVFQGCGQPKPSKAFRSKRSIKDTGFNGRFRPYSPDARPTTAAGTSLDRLTTDVKKKLKHAKKFWSTLPETVCAGERIAPGDECWNGTAKSRYESVVIGNGLANQVSNPDVDVDITKPDIVIRSQIAVLKEMTSWLKAAHSGNDISFETDEDGSGGEESGSGCDSPSCDTDMYFSTTRSPVKPRIDSVGSPSAGGVASQGSVALALCGLALALLAPHLR, from the exons GAGCCTCCCTGAAAGTGTGTCCGCAGGGTTTCTCCTGCTGCACGGTAGAGATGGAGGAGAAGCTGAGCCAGCAGAGCCACACGGAGATCAAAGCTCCCGTCTCCAGGCTTAGCACCAACTTACAATCCACCTTCAGACAGAGGCACGACCACTTTGACA AGTTTTTCCGTGAGCTTTTGAAAAATGCTGAGGTCTCGCTGCACAGCATGTTCGTGCGTACATACGGGATGATGTATGTGCAGAATGCAGAACTGTTCAAGAAGTTCTTCGAAGCCCTGACTCGGTACTACGTGTCCGGCGGCGCTGCCGTCAACCTGGACTCCATGCTGTCGGACTTCTGGGCCGACCTCCTGGAGAGGATGTTCCGGTTGGTCAACGTGCAGTACGAGTTCACCGACGCCTACATGGAGTGTGTCAGCCGGCACACGGAGCAGCTGCAGCCCTTCGGCGATGTGCCTCGCAAGCTCCGCATCCAGCTGACACGGGCCTTTGTCGCTGCACGCACCTTTGTGCGCGGCCTGACCCTCATGCCAGAGGTGGTCAATAAAGTTTCTATG GTCAGTGCGTCTCCCAGCTGTGTGCGAGCGTCCATGAAGATGTTGTACTGTCCCTACTGCTCGGGCCAGGTGGCCCTGAAACCCTGCCAGAATTACTGTCTGAATGTGTTGCGTGGCTGTTTGGCCAACCAGGCCGACTTGGACACTGAATGGAACAACTTCCTCG ATGCCATGCTTAGTCTAGCAGAGAGGCTTGAAGGTCCCTTTAATTTTGAGTCCGTCATGGATCCCATCGACGTGAAGATTTCCGAGGCCATCATGAACATGCAGGAGAACAGCATGCAAGTGTCACAGAAA GTTTTCCAAGGATGTGGGCAGCCTAAACCAAGCAAGGCCTTCCGTTCCAAACGCTCTATCAAAGATACAGGCTTTAACGGCCGCTTCCGCCCTTACAGTCCTGATGCTAGGCCCACTACCGCTGCCGGTACAAGTTTAGATCGATTG ACCACTGACGTGAAGAAGAAGCTGAAACATGCCAAGAAGTTCTGGTCCACATTGCCAGAGACCGTGTGTGCAGGTGAGAGGATTGCACCTGGGGATGAGTGCTGGAATGGAACCGCAAAAAGCAG GTACGAGTCAGTTGTCATTGGCAATGGACTGGCCAATCAGGTATCAAACCCTGATGTGGACGTGGACATAACAAAGCCAGACATTGTTATTCGCAGTCAGATTGCCGTTTTGAAGGAAATGACAAGCTGGCTCAAAGCTGCACACAGTGGCAATGACATCTCTTTTGAGACCG ACGAGGATGGcagtggaggagaggagagcggCAGCGGTTGCGACTCTCCATCCTGCGACACAGACATGTACTTCTCCACTACACGGAGCCCTGTCAAACCCCGGATTGATTCAGTGGGTTCGCCCTCAGCTGGGGGGGTCGCCTCACAAGGAAGCGTGGCGCTGGCGCTCTGCGGGCTGGCCCTGGCCCTGCTCGCTCCCCACTTGAGATAA